The proteins below are encoded in one region of Caldivirga sp.:
- a CDS encoding metal-dependent transcriptional regulator codes for MVDLGEVTVKELEYLRAINNEGSPISITSLSRKLGRSASSVYEEITHLVSKGFVTKSHEGVCLTSDGKMLLELVDNSHRIIETWLVSLGFSVEEACRLASKMETTMPIEVLKKLYENMGKPSSCPHGKPITFEDTAPRAASAH; via the coding sequence ATGGTTGATTTAGGGGAAGTAACAGTAAAGGAGCTTGAGTACCTGAGAGCCATCAATAATGAGGGTTCACCAATATCAATAACCTCATTATCCAGAAAGCTAGGCAGGTCAGCCTCAAGTGTATACGAGGAGATTACCCACTTAGTCTCAAAGGGCTTCGTTACTAAAAGCCATGAGGGAGTTTGCTTAACGAGCGATGGTAAGATGCTGCTTGAGTTGGTTGATAATAGCCATAGGATAATTGAAACCTGGCTTGTCAGCCTAGGCTTCAGTGTTGAGGAGGCTTGTAGACTTGCATCGAAAATGGAGACCACAATGCCCATTGAGGTTCTTAAGAAGCTTTACGAAAACATGGGTAAACCAAGCTCCTGCCCACATGGTAAACCCATAACCTTCGAAGACACGGCCCCAAGAGCGGCAAGTGCCCATTAA
- a CDS encoding translation initiation factor IF-2 subunit beta — protein sequence MSVDPLYLKLLERAYKIVTPKVERRREIPKLSVEIEPRRTIIRNFKDIADRLNRDVTHMARFFIKELAVPGNVDPNGSLVIYAERTPRTLEAVYDRYIKLYVTCPVCGSIDTYLVKEDRIYVLVCTACGARTPRRA from the coding sequence ATGTCGGTGGATCCACTTTACCTTAAGCTGCTTGAGAGGGCTTACAAGATAGTGACGCCTAAGGTTGAGAGGAGGAGGGAGATACCTAAACTTAGTGTTGAGATTGAGCCTAGGAGGACTATTATTAGGAATTTCAAGGATATAGCAGATAGGTTAAACAGGGATGTTACACATATGGCGAGGTTCTTCATTAAGGAACTGGCTGTACCAGGTAATGTTGACCCTAATGGATCCCTAGTAATCTACGCTGAACGCACGCCAAGAACCCTTGAGGCAGTTTACGATAGGTACATTAAACTTTACGTAACCTGCCCAGTCTGCGGTTCCATAGACACGTACCTTGTTAAAGAAGATAGGATATACGTATTAGTTTGCACTGCCTGTGGAGCCAGAACGCCTAGAAGGGCTTAG